Part of the Schistocerca cancellata isolate TAMUIC-IGC-003103 chromosome 9, iqSchCanc2.1, whole genome shotgun sequence genome is shown below.
gattgaaacgtccccttagaaaaattagtgaattactgtgctggtaaaccccttacgttatttgattttcaaacagctgagcagaactgaacgtactcagacatttcgctctttacttattctgatcaacactaaactgacacacaatatttttagcgcaacgcaatctgactttcaaatatccctacaaaagaatggccctgacgaacaataacctatacctttcatgaatcactaacctcacaaaaatcttcgttaatcgtactactgcaatacagcgagcgccaatactgccagctaaataatagattctaactactgaaggcactaactacagataggcacagttagcaaatgaaagattttgatagagaacaaacaatgtatttaccttaataatgttcaaaaatcatatatatatatatatatatatatatatatatatatcagttcatgctatccagtattacaaatttactctttctgatggacacacgtccatatcgtccgctctcaaaattctgccatctctctccccacatccaccactgctggcggctcacctccaactgcgcaacggtacgcgctgttaacagccaactgcccaacactacaaaagcaaattccaaaaatgcaaaccagccacagattgcacatagcacagtcagtgattttcttacagagcgctacgtgacgttaccaacataaaaacctaaacagcctacttacaagatcatTGATCAAGTTAATACATTTAAATACTTAGGGTGTGGAATTACATACGGGCAAATAATGAAATACGAAATGAGTtagacaagaatgagattttcactctgcagcggagtgtgcgctgatatgaaacttcctggcagattaaaactgtgtgcccgaccgagattcgaactcgggacctttgcctttcgcaggcaagtgctctaccatcttttttttttttttttttttcaccagttgGAAATTCATTTCAATGCTCTTTTCCTTTCgttcacatttacaattttccgatgctcattatgaactgatcacagtaaAACAGGAAATGTTGCCCACGAATATTTCACCTTAAAAATAAGATGACACATGTGACcaataacagaaaaaagaaaaagcctTCCTTCATTTACAATGAATAAATTACAAACAACTGAACAATTTCACagcaaaaattaaataaagtttTATACATTTCTGATGCATATGAAGCTCATTTGAACACCTGGGAATGACTTAAAACAAACTGCATCtgcaaaatttataaaattgtacagATATGTTTTTAAAGATCACCTCATGTATAATGCTGACTGCCACAAAATTGCACAAGAGAAGAATGAAAACATTTACACTGCACATATAAAGAGCTTCACCTCACCTGTTCAAAGAATTTCCCGTAACAAGTCTGTAAAGGCAATTCCACATGTAGTCCCCACATTACGACAGCACCACCATAAATAGAATGGAAAACTTGGTACACTTCCTTATACAATTTTCTAACTGAAATATCTCAGAGAAGTCAATAAAATAATGACTTCCATCTGAGGTTCTATAAAGCCCAAACATAAATCTCTCATCTGGATACTAGCTATTAGTCACACCCCTCTACTATTCTCGATGTACCGGCACATACAGTCCGAGACACGCCAGCACAGCTATCTTGAATTTAGGGTATTCGTTCATGTATATTGTGACCATGCCGACATACGGAAGGAATCCACGGGCCCGCCCGACGACGTCCTTCTTGGTCAGCCACATCTGCCCACGGGCGTACAACCCTCGGTCATTCACATTATTGTTATCACCTTTTGTCAGAAACTTTACAGTCCCATTCTCTTTCTCATGCAAAATAAGTACACGATGAACAATTGGAATGTCACGGCCCTCGACCTTGAACACGACGATCTCGCCAACACGGACAGGTTCGTCTTGATAATTGGTCAGGAACAGAAGGTCGCCACGAT
Proteins encoded:
- the LOC126100371 gene encoding signal peptidase complex catalytic subunit SEC11A-like, translated to MFASMFDEVARMNKRQFLYQVLSFGMIVSSALMIWKGLMVVTGSESPIVVVLSGSMEPAFHRGDLLFLTNYQDEPVRVGEIVVFKVEGRDIPIVHRVLILHEKENGTVKFLTKGDNNNVNDRGLYARGQMWLTKKDVVGRARGFLPYVGMVTIYMNEYPKFKIAVLACLGLYVPVHRE